The Streptomyces collinus DNA segment CGGCGGACACCGGTGCCGCGGCCCATCCCACGGCGACCGAACGCGACGGGGCGCTCGCCCTCGCGGTGGGACTCGCGGCGAACCGGAGCTTCGAGACGGGACGGCCGGTGCGCACCGACGAGCTGATCGCGGGCTGAGGGCGCGTCAGCTCCAGGCCCGGTACGGCTCGTCCAGGAGCTGGAAGACCGGCTCGCCCCGTACCGGGTCCTTGGCCGTGGACAGCCGCACCCGGTCCCCGCTGTGGATGCCGATCGGCGGGCCCATCACCCGGCCGCGCACCACGAACCCCTCGGACATCTCTATCTGCGACACGTTGCGCGCCGCGGGGGTGTTGCGGTGCACCACCGTGGAGTGGCGGACGGTGCCCGTGCCCTCGGCGCGCTCCGTGCGCAGGTCGCTGCCCCGGCAGACCGGACACAGCAGCCGGTGGTACATGGCGGTGCCGCACCAGGTGCAGCGCTGGAAGAGGATGGCCTCTTGGTTACGGCCCCTCGGGTCGAGCAGACCCGTCGCGGAGCCGGCTGCCTGCTGAGCGACGCTTCCTGAGTGGTACACGCTGGTCAACTCCCTGCACTCGGCCGGAATCCGCGCACGCGATCACCCGCGCACACGTGTGCGCGGTTCGCCGTGCCACCGTGCACGCAGCACAGAGTATGGCACTCAGTGCCACTCGTAAAGGCACTCCGTACCCTCAATGTGAAGGAGGTCAGCCCCGCCCCAGCGTCGCCTCGATCTCCTGCACCACCCGCCACAGCGGCGCCCCGCGCCGCGCCACGACGACCACCACGTCCTCCGGCTGCTCCGCCACCGGCGGCACCGGCACGGCCCCGAACACCGACTGCACGTAATCCAGCGCGTGGTCGACCGCGGAGCTCGCCTCGCCCCGCCCGTCCGAACGCAGCCAGGACCGCAGCGCGTTGTTGTGCGCCGCCACCACCGCCGCCGCGATCACGTCGGCCTGCAGGGTGCCCTCCCGGCGGGCGGCGAAGCGCCGGCGCAGGTACTCGGCGAGGGCCCGCTCGTAGCGCCACACCACGGACAGTTCATAGGCGCGCAGCCCCGGCACCTGCCTGGTGAGACGGTAGCGCTGCACCGAGAACGTCGGGTTCTCGGCGTACATGCGCAGTACCAGCCGCGCCGCGTCGCAGACCCGCCCCACGGGTTCGTCGTCGTCGGAGCCGCCCGCCAGGAAGGCCGTCATGTCGGCCAGGCACCGCTCGTGGTCCGGGAAGACCACGTCCTCCTTGGAAGGGAAGTACCGGAAGAACGAGCGCCGCCCGACACCGGCGAGCGCCACGATGTCGTCGACGGTGGTCTGCTCGTACCCCCGCTCCAGGAACAGCCGGAAGGCCGCCCCAACCAGGGCGTCCCGCATGGGCGGCTTTCCGGCACCGGTCTCGTCCTTCTCGGAGCTCATGGGCGCGAACGTAGCACCCCGGAAGATCAGGTGTGGCACTCAGTGCACGCGGTGGGAGGTACTGAGTGCCCCGCCGGCCGGGCCCGGCCGGTCGCTGAACCCCGGACGCGCAGGCCGCGTATCTAGCGGCAGGACGATCCTCGAAGACGGGCGCCCCCGGCCCGGACGAAGGAGTACAGCGTGTCGACACCGTCCGAGCCCCGGCCGCAGCACGACGGCCCGGCCCTCGAACCCATCCGCGTCCTGCGGCCCCGCCGCACCGACGCCCTCGCGGAGCTGATGCGGGAGTTCCAGCAGGACGCCGGCCGGGAGCCCGCCGGCCGCGAGCCCGCCGGCTACGAGTCCGTCCCGCTGCCGGGGAAACCGCCGGCCG contains these protein-coding regions:
- a CDS encoding TetR family transcriptional regulator, whose translation is MRDALVGAAFRLFLERGYEQTTVDDIVALAGVGRRSFFRYFPSKEDVVFPDHERCLADMTAFLAGGSDDDEPVGRVCDAARLVLRMYAENPTFSVQRYRLTRQVPGLRAYELSVVWRYERALAEYLRRRFAARREGTLQADVIAAAVVAAHNNALRSWLRSDGRGEASSAVDHALDYVQSVFGAVPVPPVAEQPEDVVVVVARRGAPLWRVVQEIEATLGRG
- a CDS encoding Zn-ribbon domain-containing OB-fold protein, which gives rise to MYHSGSVAQQAAGSATGLLDPRGRNQEAILFQRCTWCGTAMYHRLLCPVCRGSDLRTERAEGTGTVRHSTVVHRNTPAARNVSQIEMSEGFVVRGRVMGPPIGIHSGDRVRLSTAKDPVRGEPVFQLLDEPYRAWS